In Aneurinibacillus migulanus, the genomic window ATCCAAAGAAAGGAGAGATTGTTTAATTCCTTAGCTTCCGCTTTTTTAACAGCTCTAATTAAAACTTCCTCATACAACTCCACGCCGAAATAGTTAATATCTGGATTTTGCTCAGCCAATGTCGTAATAAAGTTACCTTTGCCTGTTCCAAGCTCTACATGAATCGGATTATCATTTCCAAAAAAAGAATTCCACTTGCCTTTGTATTCTTCACCGTTCAACGGGACAAGCTTCGGATACGTCGCCATTGCTTCCCGTACACCGGGTTTTTTACGTAAGCGCATTTGATTAATCACCTGTTTACTTCAAGATTTTTCACACTGATACTTATCTTACGCATTCGATGTAAAAGTTGCAACCGAAAAGCTTTTTACTATTTATTGCTTTACATTTCCCTCGGGATTAGGTATGCTATTTTTGTTTCCTAGGAAACAAAAATAGCATACAAGTGAGTAAGGAGGCAGCCAAATGCAGCTGGAAAAAAATATTGTTTTGACATTACAAAAATTGTTACACAAACGAGAGGATGCGATCAAACAAGAACAGGAAGAGCTCATTACAAAAACAAAGGAACTCAGCTTGAACCTAGCAGATATTACTTTATCCGAACTGCATGTAATTGATTGCATTGGCACACACGGTACGAGAAATGTAACTTCTCTTTCGAAACAAATGGATATGACAAGAGGAGCTATCTCTAAAATATGTTCCAAATTATTAAAAAGAGAAGCAATAGAAAAAATCCATCTAACTAATAACCAGAAGGAAGTTCACTTCAAACTTACAAAATCCGGAGAAAAAATCTTTTCTCTTCATGAAACACTCCATCAGGCTGCTGAAGAGAAGGTACTCCATTTTCTAAAAAGATATACTCCCGCCGAGCTTCAATTCATCGATCGGCTGTTAAAAGACATTATTAGTGAGCTTTGAATAAAAACAGAAAGGATGATATTTAATGAAAGTACGGCTTATTCTATACATTTTAGGAATTAGTGCGCTTGTAGGCTCTATTTCACAAAATATATACACGCCTATTCTTCCTGATATACAGAGCGCATTACATACGACGCCTTATTTAACAAACCTAACGATTTCTGTCTTCACAATAGCACTTGCGATTATGCAAATCGTTTATGGTCCTTTCATTGACGACAAAGGGAGAAAAAAGGTGTTATTACCTAGTATGTTGCTTTATATCATAGCTTCAATCGGGTGTACCTTCTCAAACTCTATCTATACACTATTATTGTTCCGAGCTCTTCAAGGAATCGGTGCAGCTGCCATTCCTGTTGTGGCAGCCACAGTAATCGGAGATCTTTTTGAAGGGAAACAACGCGGAAAAGCAATGGGTACGTATCAGATGCTCCTTTCCTTGGCTTCCGTTATTGGACCTCTCATCGGTGGTTTTATTGGAGCAAGGAGCGGACATCCCGGTATATTCTTTTTCCTTTCTATTTCCGGGCTGATTCTGTTGTTACTAAACCTGCTTTTTCTTCCAGAAACGAAATCGGAAAACGTACAAACGCGAAAGTTCAGTCTGACTCATTTTTCCACCATCGCGCGCAATTCTACCGGACTCGTTGTATTGGTACTCGGATTCATACAATTTTATACGTTTTACAGCTTCCTTGTTTTTCTTCCCTCTATTCTGAATCATATGTATAACATCAACCCAGAGAAAATCGGTGTTGCATTTCTACCGCTCTCACTATGTTTAATGCTGGGAAGCTTTTTAAGTGGACGGCTACAAGGAGACGTGAAGCCAACAACCAGCTTATTATATACATGCTTAATGAATGTACTTTCAGTTATTCTCTTTATTACACTTGCTCATATCTCAATGATATGTTTAATTATAACCATTTCCCTATATGGTCTGACTATCGGTTTCTCCACGCCTATACAAAGTAGATTGTTAACGGATGAATTTTTGCATGAACGGGCAACCGCAATCGGCGTATATAATTTCGTACGGTATATCGGTATGGCAACCGGTCCAATAGCAGGGAGCTTCCTCGCACACGGGGGAAATTTTTTCTTGCCATTCGGCTTTGCGGCCTTATTATTCGGAGGCGCGATTTTGTTTTCATGGAAATGGCTACATAAGGCAGAAAGCCAGGCCAACATGTAATATCTTCCCTTTCCCTTTATAGTGGAAAATGAACGAATGTATGAAGCGGGAGGGAACCCTTTCTTTCCGCTTCTTTCGCATCGTCAGGGCAAAAAAAGAGAGCAGCTTTATGGGCTGCTCTAACACAAGAGGTATATAAAAAGGGGGTTTTTCATCACACTCTTAAGATACCTCATCTATATTACATGTATATTACAAAACTATTATGAAACTGTTATATTTCCAGTTCTTCACCTGGATTCATTACTTTTCCCTTTAATCCTTTGCCTTCAAGGCTGTGCACAAACGCTTCCGGGTTCTGTTTAATGACCGGGAATGTATCGTAATGCACAGGAACGGTCAGCGCAGCACCCACCCACTCGGACGCCTGAAGCGCATCTTCCGGCCCCATCGTAAAATTATCTCCGATCGGCACAAACGCAACATCGATGCGGTTACGATCGCCAATCAGTTTCAAATCGCCGAACAGTCCGGTATCCCCAAGATGATACAGTGTTTTACCGCCCATCGTAATCAGAAAACCACCAGGCATACCACCATAGATAATTTTCCGTTCATCTTCGAGCACAATGGATGAACTGTGGAAAGCCTGTGTCATCTTTACTGTCCCAAAGTCGAATGTATATGCACCGCCCAGGTTCATCGGATGGACATTTGCTCCCTGCCAGCTCATGTATGTAGCTAGCTCATGCGTAGCGACAATTGTAGCATTGTTCCGCTTTGCGATGGTAAGTGTATCGCCCAGATGATCGCCATGTGCATGTGTCAACAACACATATTGTACTTCAATATCTTCAGGCTTTACTTTTGCAAGACTATTTCCGGTAAGAAACGGATCAATAATAACGGATTTTTCCCCATGTGAAACTTGTACACAAGAATGTCCGTGATATGTAATTTTCATACTTTCATCCTCCATTCTTTGCTTCACTCGTATTTTCCTCTCTATTGTACCAGCCTCTTCCTTCGCAAACAAATAGGTAGGAGCACTCACGCTCTTCTTCGCTTCCACATAAGATGAAGGGATGATATACGCATGCAGGAAAGGGGGGAGCGAGCCATGACACAACATCATATGCGAATTCAGCGTATAGCCGATTCGTCCCTTCCCACTGCGGTCGATTTGTTGCTTCCGGCTGCCTTTGTCAAAAAACACGGCATCTCCGGCACACATACGCTTGAGTTCGTTTACGGATTGCAGACTGCGATTGTCGATTTCGAAATTACCGCTACGGCTTCCACGGTTCGCATCCGCGAATCTCTCGCACGTCGTCTCCATCTACTAGAAGAGAATATGACGTATGGCTTTCATTTTCATCCGAATACTCGAAAACTTGTTATTGGTCCCCTTGTCGGGGCTCTAATCTATCGAATGGCGCCTACAGAAGACGGACCGTTCGGCGGTATCACCGATTTTTGTCGCGAAATGGTGCAGACCTGTAGGAAACGCGGTGGTCTCGGCTTTATTTTCACTCTTGAGCAGGTCGCACAGGAAAACAATACGGTAGACGGCTGGACATATCACAATAACCAGTGGATTAAGCGCAGGTTTCCACTTCCACAGTGTGTCTACAACCGTATCGGTTCACGCCGAATCGAAGAAAGAGAAGAGACACAAGAGAAAATATCTGTATTAAAAGAGAAAGGTGCGCTCTTCTTCAATGAACAATTTCTTGATAAATGGTACATTCACCAGCGAATGTCCCTACTGCCAGAGACGGCTTCGTTCTCCCCCTGTACCGAGCTGTATATGGGAGCGGCGTCTCTTACCTCCATGTTGCAAAGGTATCCGTATCTTTACCTTAAACCGTCCAACGGCAGTCTGGGCCGAGGCATTATCCGTCTCATCCGAAGCGAGAAAGGCTATCTTTGTCAATATTCTTCACTGAACGGAACCGTTACGCGCCGCTATCCAACATTCGGTATGCTGCATCAGATGCTGCGTTCACGCATGAAAAACCAACCGTATCTAATGCAGCAAGGATTACACCTCATTAAATCAAGGGGAGGCATCGCGGATTTTCGCGCGCTAGTACAGAAAAACAAACATGGTAGATGGAGTATCACATCGATTGTCGGGCGAAGTGCACCGACAAGGAGCAGCATTGTTTCAAATGTAGCACATGGAGGTACGATGCTGACTCTTGGAGCTGCGCTGACAGCAGCTGGATTTCCGCCAATGGCGTGCAAGTCCATCGCCGCCTCTATCAGGCAGCATGCACTTTTGATCGCTCAATTGTTCGAACAATGCACGGAGGGACATTACGCTGAACTTGGCATTGATTTGGGTGTCGATAAACAAGGAAAAGTATGGCTACTCGAAATCAATTCTAAACCTTCCAAGACAAACAACTCCGTAGCAAGCGCCGGAAAAGGAACACGACGTTCTGTTATTCGATTAATCGATTACTGTTTTTATCGCAGTGGATTCATTTCGCCGGCGCCGAAGAAAACGCCACAAACCAAGCGTCGCACAAGGAGGAAATCATCATCATGAAAAAAAAAGCAACAGGCTATCTGGGCATTCTAGCCACTCCAAGCACAAAATATCCCCCGTTTCCCGATAAATCATTCTACGCGTACCTGACCCAGGCAGGAAAGCGTATTGGGCTACCCGTCTATGTAATTTTGCCCACTCACATTAACTTTGCGACTAAAACGGTTATCGCGTACCGCTATACGGCAGAAAAAAAATGGGTTAAAATTCGAATGCCGTTCCCTACGCTCGTGTATGACCGACTATCAAACCGCAAAAAATATGAAACACAAATCAAAGGATTAAAGTCCATTTCTTCTATTACATTTCTGGGACATGTGTTGGGCGACAAGCTAAAAAATCATAACCATCTCATTCAGCACCCAGGAATTGCCGCCCACATGCCGCCTACTGAATTGGTGACCTCGATGAAGGTAGTTAGAAACATGCTTGACGAGTATAAGGCGATCATCGTTAAACCGATGCGAAATTCACTCGGCATCGGTGTTATGAAAGTTACATCCAAAGACAATATTCATCGTGTCGACGGGCGCGATTTCAAAAACAAAATTTTCCATCGGAAATTTTCTAACCGTTCCTCGCTCCTGTTCTGGCTCCAGAACCAATTCAAAGCCAAGATGATTGCTCAGCCATATTTGGAGCTTCACACGCCGGATGGCGTGCCATTTGATATCCGTGTGCTTGTTCAAAAAGGGAGTGGGGGTGAATGGGGAGAGTCCGGGCGCGCCGTTCGAGCGGGAGTTGCCGAGGGACTTACATCTAACCTATGTGGCGGCGGCAAAGCGTACACATGCGAACCATTTCTGCGGCAATTTTTTAGTGAAGAGCAACTGATACACATCCGCCGGGAAATCGACTTTATTATTAAAGAACTGCCACCGTTCCTTGAAAGCCGGCATGGCCGATTGGTTGAGCTTGGCATTGACATTGGTATCGACCTGTCAGGCAAAGTGTGGCTCATCGAAGTGAATTCTAAACCAGGGCGCGCATCTTTCAGAAAGATTGAAGATGGAAAATACCGCCGCGACGTGCAGCTTAATCCACTGCGCTACGCGTATTATTTGGCACAATACCGTAAAAAGGCGGCCACCTCATGAGTAGGCTCTCGACAGGATGGATATCAATCCACCCTTTACAGCGAACATGGCGTCTTCACATTTCTGAGAAAAATACACCGTATACCCTATTAATGCGCAAAAGGCTGCGTCTTCAATTCGGAAACTGGAAAAAAACACTTCTCATTACGCACAAACGCCCTAGCCCTTATGCTATAAAAGCAAAAATACGCATCCGTTCATCGAAAAATCGTCATACGATAGGTCCTCTCATCGGCATTCTAACCGTAGCTGGTGGTGGACGATTCCGCGGCGTTCGGAGCAATTTTATCGACATTATTGAGACCGGAAGAAGAAAAGGGGCGCTTGTCTATGTCGTACCAATAGAGAATATCGACTGGAAATCGAAAACCGTACAAGGCTATCTGTTTCATTCGAAAGAAAGAAGATGGATTAAAGAAAGGCTGCCACTGCCGCACGTTTTGTATAATCGCATTCCTAATCGTATGTTTGAAGATCAAGAGCACGTCAAAGCTGCGCTTGAACAGTTGTCGACTATGCGTAACCTTACTTTGTACAATCCACAGTTTTTTAATAAACAACAATTATATGCTGCATTGCAGCGTGATACTGATATTACACCTTATCTTCCCCAAACCGTTATGTTTACATCCAAAGCTTTACTCTATCAAATGCTATCTTCCTATCCATTCGTATACATTAAACCCGTCAACGGTATGGCAGGTAAGGGTATTTACCGCGTACAAAAAACAACCGATGGCGGCTACCTTGCACAATATCAAGAACGAGATGATACGGTGGGCAAACGTTTCTCTTCTAAAGAGGAGGTATGGACATATCTCGCCCCTCTTATCAAACAAGATTACGTCATCCAACAGGGGATTGATTTGGCAACCTTTGAGGATAAGTTATTCGACGTACGCCTTCTTGCGCAGAAAAACGGACGCGGCGAATGGGGTGTAACGGGTGCAGGCGTTCGATTGGCCGGCTCCGGCAAGATTACAACCCACGTACCACGCGGCGGTTCCATTCAACCACCCGAAGAAATTTTCATGAATGCATTCCCTCATATTGCACCTAACCGCCTACTTGCACTGGTTCGCCGTATGGCTTTGCGCATTGCCCGTTCACTGGAGAAAGAATGGCATACACTCGGCGAAGTATCCATGGATATCGGCATTGACAAAAATATGCGTATCTGGTTTATCGAAGCAAATGCTAAACCAGGCAAATTTGATGAACCGCATATCCGTAAGCTATCATTGCAGCGTATCGTAGAGTATGCTCAACACCAGGCAAACTTTATCGAGGTAGGAGAATATTGACATGCCGGTCTATACATTCTTACCCAGCACATTTAGCCGCACACGGGAAAAATTAATCCGCTTCAGCAAAACGTACGGGGACCGACGCATCACTGCACGGGCAATTCGATGGCTTCAGGAAATGCCTGAAGCTGATATCAACAAGGAAGGTACCCTGCTTATTGCACATGTACACAATAAAAAATTGCTCGGCCTTCTTGCTGTAGCCGAATACGGGATACAGGAATCTTTTCTTGTTGTTCACCCGGAGGCGCGAACCAATCAAATCGGCAAAACATTGACAGAAGAAGCAATCCGTCGCCTCGGCAAGTTATATGCGCGTGTTGCGGCAGATAATATGCCCAGCCTCAAAACATGCTTTGCAGCACAGATGATTGCTTTTTCTTGCATACGGGGCGTCACAGGAAAACCGACATTGTGGCTTGCAGCAGGAGACTGGAGCAGAGATGATGTGGAGAGACTATGACTACAAATCAACCGCTTATTGGCGTTTTAACGCACCGTAGAGGCGCTTTTATCGCAGGGAAAACGTACCTTACCAGTCTGGCTACCGTTGCCAGAACGTACGGTTGTAGGCTTATCGTCTATTCCCCTTCCGATATTTATGAAGAAAAAGGAATTGTGAACGGATTTATCTATAATGATGAAATGAAAGCATGGCAATCTCGAAAAACACGGCTGCCCGATATCGTTTATGACCGCTTTAGCAATATGACACCTGAAATATTTAAAAAATACGCGGCATACCGTAAAATAAGCCG contains:
- a CDS encoding YheC/YheD family endospore coat-associated protein, with amino-acid sequence MSRLSTGWISIHPLQRTWRLHISEKNTPYTLLMRKRLRLQFGNWKKTLLITHKRPSPYAIKAKIRIRSSKNRHTIGPLIGILTVAGGGRFRGVRSNFIDIIETGRRKGALVYVVPIENIDWKSKTVQGYLFHSKERRWIKERLPLPHVLYNRIPNRMFEDQEHVKAALEQLSTMRNLTLYNPQFFNKQQLYAALQRDTDITPYLPQTVMFTSKALLYQMLSSYPFVYIKPVNGMAGKGIYRVQKTTDGGYLAQYQERDDTVGKRFSSKEEVWTYLAPLIKQDYVIQQGIDLATFEDKLFDVRLLAQKNGRGEWGVTGAGVRLAGSGKITTHVPRGGSIQPPEEIFMNAFPHIAPNRLLALVRRMALRIARSLEKEWHTLGEVSMDIGIDKNMRIWFIEANAKPGKFDEPHIRKLSLQRIVEYAQHQANFIEVGEY
- a CDS encoding metal-dependent hydrolase → MKITYHGHSCVQVSHGEKSVIIDPFLTGNSLAKVKPEDIEVQYVLLTHAHGDHLGDTLTIAKRNNATIVATHELATYMSWQGANVHPMNLGGAYTFDFGTVKMTQAFHSSSIVLEDERKIIYGGMPGGFLITMGGKTLYHLGDTGLFGDLKLIGDRNRIDVAFVPIGDNFTMGPEDALQASEWVGAALTVPVHYDTFPVIKQNPEAFVHSLEGKGLKGKVMNPGEELEI
- a CDS encoding MFS transporter, whose translation is MKVRLILYILGISALVGSISQNIYTPILPDIQSALHTTPYLTNLTISVFTIALAIMQIVYGPFIDDKGRKKVLLPSMLLYIIASIGCTFSNSIYTLLLFRALQGIGAAAIPVVAATVIGDLFEGKQRGKAMGTYQMLLSLASVIGPLIGGFIGARSGHPGIFFFLSISGLILLLLNLLFLPETKSENVQTRKFSLTHFSTIARNSTGLVVLVLGFIQFYTFYSFLVFLPSILNHMYNINPEKIGVAFLPLSLCLMLGSFLSGRLQGDVKPTTSLLYTCLMNVLSVILFITLAHISMICLIITISLYGLTIGFSTPIQSRLLTDEFLHERATAIGVYNFVRYIGMATGPIAGSFLAHGGNFFLPFGFAALLFGGAILFSWKWLHKAESQANM
- a CDS encoding YheC/YheD family endospore coat-associated protein, which codes for MKKKATGYLGILATPSTKYPPFPDKSFYAYLTQAGKRIGLPVYVILPTHINFATKTVIAYRYTAEKKWVKIRMPFPTLVYDRLSNRKKYETQIKGLKSISSITFLGHVLGDKLKNHNHLIQHPGIAAHMPPTELVTSMKVVRNMLDEYKAIIVKPMRNSLGIGVMKVTSKDNIHRVDGRDFKNKIFHRKFSNRSSLLFWLQNQFKAKMIAQPYLELHTPDGVPFDIRVLVQKGSGGEWGESGRAVRAGVAEGLTSNLCGGGKAYTCEPFLRQFFSEEQLIHIRREIDFIIKELPPFLESRHGRLVELGIDIGIDLSGKVWLIEVNSKPGRASFRKIEDGKYRRDVQLNPLRYAYYLAQYRKKAATS
- a CDS encoding YheC/YheD family endospore coat-associated protein, yielding MTQHHMRIQRIADSSLPTAVDLLLPAAFVKKHGISGTHTLEFVYGLQTAIVDFEITATASTVRIRESLARRLHLLEENMTYGFHFHPNTRKLVIGPLVGALIYRMAPTEDGPFGGITDFCREMVQTCRKRGGLGFIFTLEQVAQENNTVDGWTYHNNQWIKRRFPLPQCVYNRIGSRRIEEREETQEKISVLKEKGALFFNEQFLDKWYIHQRMSLLPETASFSPCTELYMGAASLTSMLQRYPYLYLKPSNGSLGRGIIRLIRSEKGYLCQYSSLNGTVTRRYPTFGMLHQMLRSRMKNQPYLMQQGLHLIKSRGGIADFRALVQKNKHGRWSITSIVGRSAPTRSSIVSNVAHGGTMLTLGAALTAAGFPPMACKSIAASIRQHALLIAQLFEQCTEGHYAELGIDLGVDKQGKVWLLEINSKPSKTNNSVASAGKGTRRSVIRLIDYCFYRSGFISPAPKKTPQTKRRTRRKSSS
- a CDS encoding GNAT family N-acetyltransferase yields the protein MPVYTFLPSTFSRTREKLIRFSKTYGDRRITARAIRWLQEMPEADINKEGTLLIAHVHNKKLLGLLAVAEYGIQESFLVVHPEARTNQIGKTLTEEAIRRLGKLYARVAADNMPSLKTCFAAQMIAFSCIRGVTGKPTLWLAAGDWSRDDVERL
- a CDS encoding MarR family transcriptional regulator → MQLEKNIVLTLQKLLHKREDAIKQEQEELITKTKELSLNLADITLSELHVIDCIGTHGTRNVTSLSKQMDMTRGAISKICSKLLKREAIEKIHLTNNQKEVHFKLTKSGEKIFSLHETLHQAAEEKVLHFLKRYTPAELQFIDRLLKDIISEL